The sequence AAATGGTGATCATGTTAATATATTATACTAGTCTTTATCCAATGCCTTAAAATTCCACACACAAAAAAGcgaacaaaattaattttttgtcgCAATGAAGAAATTATTTGCAACTGCCTTTGACTTCTTAAGTTTCGCTCTTTTGTCCTTTTCATCCACCTCGTTGGTAATTTATTACAGTTATAAATACATTTCTTTTCGACTGTTGTTACCCTGTTCTAACAGTAAATTAAACAACCATCAAAAAttccaaattttcttttcatgaGATCAAATATGGATCTTACATAATTGACCTAATATAATGGTGTTCATTTGATATAAACAATACAATTGGGTCATCTCATTCAAGCTAGTAacttcaaattcaagaatttcaaatctCACAAATTTCAGTTCGATGTGTATCATACTCTAAACTAATGAGAAATTGTTTGTTTGGTTATTTGTGATTGTCTCTTCGTCATTTTGGTTCTCAATGTTTGAGCTTTAgtcctttatccttgttttttttggtaatttttgtcttttttcgATGTGGCGTCATTTTAATACTGATGTGGGTTGACGTGTTAAGTGTCACATTAATATTCctgatgaaaaatgactaaattcGTCAAAATTCGGAAGATACATAactaagattgaaatttaaatgcatataatatcaaaatcgcaaaataacaaatatataggaataaaaaaaattcacctaaataattttactttttcgaaaattaaataTGACATAATATCACACTCATGAGTTTTCGGGATGGTGACATTATTGCTAGCTGCTGATGTTGTTATTTACATTTTTAGGCTTAAGCTGATGTATTTTATTAGAACAAATCTGCaccatttatttttcaatttctgGTTGTTAGAACAAACTTCCTTTTTATGGAATAATATagtgtttaattcatttatttatatattgcgagatttgttgtttttgaatttttttatttagaagcGAAACACAACTAGCTTTCGATAATTAGGATCAAATTTTTTACTCATTAGATAAACAAAATCTTATTTAAACCGATTTATGCCTTTGAATTCTTATGCGTTAAGTTAATTTACTATATTAGTTGGATCAAGCCAGACtcttcaacatttaaaacattaatgaaaaaaataaaataaatgggAAGACCAGCGGTTTTCTCGGGCAAGCTGGTGGCCACCACAGAAAACCGAAAAGGTTGACTTTTTCGGATCTGGTAACGTCAATACGCAGTACACGGAAACTTGGACTTGCCATTCGTCATCCCCACGCGCCTCCCATTTCTTCCACACTCACGTCCTCTCCACTTTCTTCCTCATGCACGTATCTTATCCCTATccctctctatatatatatatagctctGCGTACACTTGTTCTCTGTGTACCATTCTTACACTACTcggaattatatatatatatacacatatatgcaTACAGATTGgagcgtgtgtgtgtgtgtgcgtgaaaTTATACAAAGATGATGATTGAAGAGCTGCAGCAGGTGAGGTGTGATATGAGGAATAGCAGAAAGATGAACATGAGAAGGAATCAGAGAATGGTGAAGGAGGAAGAAGATGAAGCCATGGACAAGCTTGAAATAGTGGATTTGAGAGGGATGAATTTGGACTCTTTCCCGGCTAATCCAACCATTAATCTAGCTGCCATCTGCAAATTAGACATCTCCAATAACAATCTCCaggttttttttcctttctgttTTTTCTTGGCCCTGAGTTTGACAAGTTTGATGAAATAGTTTTATTTTACTAACTATTTTTTCGGGAAAAAACATAAtgaaagaaaactggactcGATTGAAAGGTGACgaattttttgtttgaaaaaatattggtgaagcttatataaataaatatatattaaataaggtCAATCCTTCAAACTTGGACCTATGATagtttaatttcaatttttggttTTGAAATGATTGAGCTTTTAACAAATAGTTGAGAAAAAACGGATGTGGCCTCCCAAGTTTAAGGTTGTCCGAGCATCATAATCTCTAAATTGAAGAAATTTAGATTTAACAtaggaatttaattttataatttttcctttttggaCAGATTATTCCAGAATCTCTGACAGCAAGACTGCTGAATGTTGTGGTATTAGACGTGCATTCAAATCAGATCAAATTCCTTCCAAATTCAATTGGATGTTTGTCAAAGCTCAAGATTTTGAATGTATCCGGCAATCTTCTTCAATCACTTCCCAAAACTATAGAGAATTGCAGGTTTGTCATATATNNNNNNNNNNNNNNNNNNNNNNNNNNNNNNNNNNNNNNNNNNNNNNNNNNNNNNNNNNNNNNNNNNNNNNNNNNNNNNNNNNNNNNNNNNNNNNNNNNNNNNNNNNNNNNNNNNNNNTATAATAACTACCCTTTTTTTAGTTTGCGTaccaaattaaaatatatatgatgatATAGAAGGCAGAAATTATTTATtcgtaaaacaaaaaaaatccgGAATCGTCACCCTTTCTAGCAATCTCTATCCACTGCTCCTTAATTTGTTGGGCCAATTTGCGTGAGGCCTACGAAGTCTTGATCCTTACTCAATTATGTATTTGTCaaaatgttcacacatcattctaactaaaaaaaatttaaaatatatattatgaacATTATCGCTATATTTAGAAAACTCtttatatcaaattttgaaatcgagatatattttttattctgaAATACAATAGAAATCGTAGTGCAAATGGtgtagaaaaaataaattatccatCGTACTGATTATTTTCTAGGACATATAAATATTCGAGATATATAAATTGTACAAAAGTATTAGCCCGAAAaatatagtgtgtgtgtgtgttttattgTATCGGTCATTTAAGTTTTCGTTCTTCATATTTTTCTTCTACGTACGTATTCACATGTTTGATGTATAAAACTTTCAGATCTCTGGAAGAGTTAAATGCAAACTTCAACAAGTTGAGCCAACTGCCAGACACCATTGGATTCGAGCTACTTAACCTTAAAAAACTTTCTGTCAACTCCAACAAGCTTATATTCCTCCCTCACTCCACATCCCATTTAACCAACCTTCGAGTCCTCGATGCACGTCTCAACTGTCTCCGTTCGCTCCCACAAGACCTCGAAAACCTAATCAATCTACAAGTCCTCAATGTTAGCCAAAACTTTCAATACTTGTCAGATATTCCATACTCCATAGGCCTTCTACTGTCTTTAATCG comes from Primulina huaijiensis isolate GDHJ02 chromosome 2, ASM1229523v2, whole genome shotgun sequence and encodes:
- the LOC140971520 gene encoding plant intracellular Ras-group-related LRR protein 6-like — encoded protein: MMIEELQQVRCDMRNSRKMNMRRNQRMVKEEEDEAMDKLEIVDLRGMNLDSFPANPTINLAAICKLDISNNNLQIIPESLTARLLNVVVLDVHSNQIKFLPNSIGCLSKLKILNVSGNLLQSLPKTIENCRSLEELNANFNKLSQLPDTIGFELLNLKKLSVNSNKLIFLPHSTSHLTNLRVLDARLNCLRSLPQDLENLINLQVLNVSQNFQYLSDIPYSIGLLLSLIELDVSYNKITTLPESIGCLKKLQKLSVEGNPLVSPPIEVFEQGLHVVKQYLCDKINGSDKTSPKKKGWFRKLGKCTTFNGVNVRDVDRQGYIMPNYRSIDGLASPRYMGMFSPRRLFSPKSYFSR